The following DNA comes from Phytohabitans rumicis.
GAACTCCAGCACCAGAGCGGGCACGTCGGGAAGTACCTCGTAGACCCGCGCACCGACGCCCGACTCCGCCGCGTGCAGGGTATTTTCGATCTCCAACGGCGGGGGCACCCCCAGCCCCGCCGCGGAGACCGCGGGCTCGAGCACGCGCAGCACGAAGCTACGGCCCCTCATGTCGATAACCCGCCATATTTGGTGCGACAGGCCGCCCGTCAGCGGCCCGTGGGTGACCGTCTGGCCAGCCCACATCGAGACGCGTCCCAGCACGTCCTCGACGCGAACCATCCGTCCACCCATGGCTGAGTCTCAGCCCGAAGGATCAAAGAGGTCAATACTCGGGAGGCTAGGTTTTCAGTATCCGCTCAGCTCTTTTGGTCAGACCAATTAGGTGATAGGACTCCGGTGTGCGTACAGAGGCGCGGGTGGTCGTCATCGGTGGCGGGGTGGCGGGCTGCAGCATCGCGTACCACCTGGCGCGGCTGGGCTGGACCGACATCGTCGTCGTGGAGCAGCACGACCTGACCGACGGCACCACGTGGCACTCCGCCGGGTTCGTCGGTCAGCTCCGGTCCACCATCAGCCAGACTCGCATGATCATGTACTCGTCGGCGCTCTACGCGGAGCTGCGTACGCTCACCGGCCTTGAGCCGGGCTGGCACGGCGTCGGCGGGCTCCGGCTGGCCACCACCCGGGAACGCGAAGAGGAGCTGCTGCGGCAGGTCAGCGCGGCCACCACGTACGGCCTGGAGATGGAACTCCTCTCCCCGCGCAGACCGCGGCGCGGCTGCCGATGCTCGACGTCGCCGACGTACGGGCCGCCGGCTGGCTCCCCGGCGACGGCTACCTGCGCCCCGAGCCGCTGGCCGCCGCGCTCGCCGCCGGCGCCCGCGCGCTGGGCGTCACGTTCGCCACCGGCGTGCGGGTCACCGGGATCGAGGTGGCCGGCGGCCGGGTGCGGGCCGTCCACACCGACCAGGGCCGCATCGCGACCGAGGCGGTCGTCAACGCGGCCGGCGCCGCTGCCGGCCACGTCGGGCGGCTCGCCGGCGTCGCCATCCCGATCGTCCCGATCAAGCACCAGTACGTGGTGTCCTCCTCGATCGGAGACGTTGGGGACATCCCCACCGTGCGGGACCCGGACCACATCGTCTACTTCCGCGGGGAAGGCGAGGGGCTGCTGGTCGGCGGCTACATCCGTACCCCGGATGTGTGCTGGCCCGAGGACGGCGCCGCGCCGCTGTCGACGGCCCGCACGCTCTTCCCGCCCGACCTGGCGAAGTTCGAGGAGTCCTGGGCATCGGCCCGGCGCCGGGTGCCGGCGCTGCGCTCGGCGGAGATCGACCGGGTCGTGCACGGGCCGGAGGCGTTCACGCCGGACGGCGAGTTTCTGCTCGGCGAGACGGCGGTTCGCGGCTTCTGGGTCGCGGCGGGCTTCTGCGTGCACGGGCTAGCGGCGGCCGGCGGCGTCGGAAAGGTGCTGGCGGAGTGGATTGTGGACGGTCAGCCCGAATTCGACGTGTCCCACATGGACATCCGCCGCTTCGGGGCGCACGCCGCCAGCCGCTCGTGGGCCACCGAAAAGGCGCTCGACGCGTACTCCCGCTACTACGACATCGTCTACCCGTACACCGAATGGTCGGCGGGACGGCCGCTGCGGCGGTCGGCGACCTGGCCACGGCTGGCCCCGCTCGGCGCCTCGCTCGGCGAGAAAGCCGGCTGGGAGCGGGTGAATTGGTTTGGCTCGACCGCGGGCGCTGTTGCTGAGCGGCCCGCCGGCTGGGCCGGCCAGGTGTGGTCGCCCGCGATCGAGGCCGAGTGCCTGGCGACCGCGGCGACGGCCGGCCTGTTCGACCAGTCCTCGTTCGCCAAGCTCGACGTGCGCGGTCCGGCGGCCTTCCTGCAGTGGATGTGCGCGAACGACGTGGACAAGCCGGTCGGCACGGTGGTCTACACCCAACTGCTCAACACGCGCGCCGGCATCGAGGCCGACCTGACCGTGACCCGGCTCGGCCCGGACCATTTCCGCGTGGTGACCAGCACCGCGTCCGGTGTACGAGACCTGGCGTGGCTGCGCCGGCATGCGCCGTCCGACGTCACCGTTTCGGACGTGACCGGGGCGTACGGCTGCCTGTGCCTGTGGGGCCCCCTCGCGCGCTCGGTGCTCCAGCCGTTGACCGACGAACCGCTCGACTTCCGCTTCATGCAGGCCCGGCAGCTGACCGTCGGGCCGGTGCCGGTGC
Coding sequences within:
- a CDS encoding GcvT family protein, with the protein product MARRRRAPAGHHPGTRRGAAAAGQRGHHVRPGDGTPLPAQTAARLPMLDVADVRAAGWLPGDGYLRPEPLAAALAAGARALGVTFATGVRVTGIEVAGGRVRAVHTDQGRIATEAVVNAAGAAAGHVGRLAGVAIPIVPIKHQYVVSSSIGDVGDIPTVRDPDHIVYFRGEGEGLLVGGYIRTPDVCWPEDGAAPLSTARTLFPPDLAKFEESWASARRRVPALRSAEIDRVVHGPEAFTPDGEFLLGETAVRGFWVAAGFCVHGLAAAGGVGKVLAEWIVDGQPEFDVSHMDIRRFGAHAASRSWATEKALDAYSRYYDIVYPYTEWSAGRPLRRSATWPRLAPLGASLGEKAGWERVNWFGSTAGAVAERPAGWAGQVWSPAIEAECLATAATAGLFDQSSFAKLDVRGPAAFLQWMCANDVDKPVGTVVYTQLLNTRAGIEADLTVTRLGPDHFRVVTSTASGVRDLAWLRRHAPSDVTVSDVTGAYGCLCLWGPLARSVLQPLTDEPLDFRFMQARQLTVGPVPVLAQRVTYVGEYGWELYAPTEYTLTLWDLLVSAGAVPAGYRAIDAMRLEKGYRVWGSDITPETTPDEAGLSFAVRADKDFLGRTALLAAREAGGPSRRLRCLVLDDPQTVCLGTEPVRVNGEPCGRVTSGGYGYRVGASIAYAYLPASVPIGTRVEVGVFATWAGATVVQDPLYDPSHSRIRP